A region of Planktomarina temperata RCA23 DNA encodes the following proteins:
- a CDS encoding glycosyl hydrolase family 28-related protein, which produces MRIEDIIIEDISGAFVDQLIGAVDVRDYGAIGDGFADDHDAFEAADKAAAGREVLVPRGNFRINGSITFQNRVRFVGNITMPDSARLTLLKDFNLPSYIDAFGDEVVAFKKAYQSLLNFNDHYILDMGGRRIELDGPLDMQAAVDNKTVFNSRRVVQTGQIQANANAAWTPDQVVAQATYSTSDPKSLTSVANIANIAVGSLVEGTGVGREIYVKEVNVGSQSLTLSQPLYGAAGTHQFTFTRFKYLLDFSGFQKVSGAHFDGIDFQCTGNASAVLLPPDGETFHFRDCLIVKPKDRGITSPGTACQGMIFDRCQFISNESPLKVQDRVSIAFNANKNDVKIRDCRAMHFKHFGIMGGSGSVITGNHWFHGDNETNGVRKGGIVFTTTNLKTLITGNYVDNNFIEWTNEYEADPSFANQYSFGGLTITGNIFTANDVASWFSFLVIKPYGPGHFVHGLTMTGNVFRSINGPIDRVESVDSTFATLNHSKARNVVVQGNTFNAISEPIYNPCILEHSQASDTQTWTVDFAPSLPFNGRARTVEAVVTVGAIQSGSANIYELPHSQAEQGGSGSQVKLNWSRPCRGSVNLTARMDNPT; this is translated from the coding sequence GTGCGGATTGAGGATATTATTATCGAAGATATCAGCGGCGCTTTTGTCGATCAGCTGATTGGCGCGGTCGATGTGCGCGACTATGGGGCTATTGGCGATGGATTCGCAGATGATCATGACGCGTTTGAAGCGGCAGATAAGGCCGCCGCGGGTCGTGAAGTTCTGGTGCCACGGGGGAACTTCCGCATCAATGGGTCTATCACATTCCAAAACCGCGTGCGCTTTGTGGGCAATATCACCATGCCGGACTCGGCCCGTCTGACCCTACTCAAAGACTTTAATCTGCCCAGCTATATTGACGCTTTTGGCGATGAGGTCGTGGCGTTCAAAAAAGCCTATCAATCCTTGTTGAATTTCAACGATCATTACATCCTTGATATGGGCGGGCGCCGGATTGAGTTGGATGGGCCTCTCGATATGCAAGCGGCGGTCGACAATAAAACTGTGTTCAATAGCCGTCGAGTGGTTCAAACTGGTCAGATCCAAGCCAACGCCAATGCCGCTTGGACCCCAGATCAAGTGGTGGCTCAGGCGACCTATTCAACCTCTGATCCGAAATCGCTGACCTCTGTGGCCAATATCGCCAATATTGCCGTTGGATCTTTGGTTGAAGGCACAGGCGTTGGACGGGAAATCTATGTCAAAGAGGTCAATGTCGGGAGTCAGTCCTTAACCTTATCCCAACCGCTTTATGGCGCCGCGGGCACACATCAATTTACCTTCACACGTTTTAAATATCTGCTCGATTTTTCTGGATTTCAAAAGGTCAGCGGGGCTCATTTTGATGGGATTGATTTTCAATGTACCGGCAATGCCTCGGCGGTGTTGCTTCCGCCCGATGGCGAGACCTTCCACTTCCGGGATTGCTTGATCGTGAAGCCCAAAGATCGCGGCATCACCTCCCCGGGGACGGCCTGCCAGGGGATGATTTTTGATCGCTGTCAATTCATCTCAAACGAAAGCCCGCTAAAGGTGCAAGACCGGGTATCCATTGCCTTTAACGCCAATAAAAACGACGTTAAAATCCGCGATTGCCGGGCAATGCATTTCAAGCATTTCGGCATTATGGGCGGATCGGGGTCAGTGATTACCGGCAATCACTGGTTTCATGGCGACAACGAAACCAATGGGGTGCGCAAGGGTGGGATCGTTTTTACCACAACAAATCTCAAAACTCTAATCACGGGCAACTATGTCGACAATAACTTCATTGAATGGACCAATGAATATGAGGCGGATCCATCCTTCGCCAACCAATATTCATTCGGGGGACTGACCATCACCGGCAATATTTTCACTGCCAATGATGTGGCCTCTTGGTTTAGCTTTTTGGTGATTAAACCTTATGGACCCGGCCATTTCGTGCATGGGCTGACGATGACCGGCAATGTCTTTCGTTCAATCAACGGGCCAATTGACCGGGTCGAGTCCGTGGACAGCACCTTCGCCACGCTCAACCACAGCAAGGCGCGCAATGTCGTGGTGCAAGGCAATACGTTCAATGCCATCAGTGAGCCAATCTACAATCCGTGCATTTTGGAGCATAGCCAAGCCTCAGATACTCAAACCTGGACGGTTGATTTTGCGCCATCTCTACCGTTCAATGGCCGCGCGCGGACAGTTGAGGCGGTGGTTACGGTTGGAGCCATTCAATCAGGCAGTGCGAATATCTATGAATTGCCGCATTCTCAGGCCGAGCAAGGGGGCAGCGGCAGCCAGGTGAAATTGAACTGGTCGCGGCCCTGTCGCGGGAGCGTCAACCTCACCGCGCGCATGGACAACCCCACTTAA